A genomic stretch from Apis cerana isolate GH-2021 linkage group LG9, AcerK_1.0, whole genome shotgun sequence includes:
- the LOC107997512 gene encoding protein still life, isoforms C/SIF type 2 isoform X13 — MVEPRWSIKCMNSTLNLLYPCTSFADLKKLHKKYCKKYFCLCKRHTISVICINETRKLYWFNCKNVREKVNFGLGDGYYYKLLRIINGALNTWAQRYIDGLSIARREIMFRINGTAEKNMKLLKEGCYCHYHPHMTADACNADFLKKVVSFWAGEGLRGIREKLRGMTNYAKKMSDDDKMSLTTAVSDDDDGESVINSPYRGKQTGTAAASFNCTGAVRKAGFLSVKKWLLRKKHQIELARKRGWKGYWVCLKGTTLLFYPCESQESRTMEAAPKHLIIVDGAIMQPIPEHPKRDYIFCLSTAFGDAYLFQAPCQVELENWVNSIHSACAAAFARHRGKTGTLHLLQEEIFRLEKAIESDHKLKHMADLQQSVVSDVETKQQINNQIVQWEENLERLHCEQFRLRCYMASLQSGELPNPKSLLTHVSRATKQTLNKLGVFTVSSFHAFICARSPSLLNNLLAGRGATKRRPPLLSRSNSGSSRRSLQISSRDDEKTVKVFVPENQLVSVFVRDAMTVEEFLASACNRKNLNPMEHFVRVKKRRDMEDHNYFVPHRTDLIETYLHTHEVVEVCAKILYQVELQRNTLEQMWGFSVEAELIENSDRQDELCCYVSRVEDKSVAMQNGIIKGDEIMVINGAIVSDLDMMYLESVLQEEVGLCMMMRSSRTEPPDLTGIMRVTDDIIESLVCPPPPSDPPVISEEMISGLIVPAPGWSKESIMQECTTTSHMENGKQTSRTNSFEIENLLKTAEQVTGICRSPGETRKSSPTGSVVSSHSQALTPSRQLSDAEKLKKVILELIETERTYVKNLNNLLENYLEPLKRETFLSNAEINALFGNIQEIVTFQRQFLQNLDHAIEMEADFNNFDHPSQFKGVLFSIGSAFLYYVNHFKLYSSFCASHSKAQKVLHPNEGNQALQEFLQARNPRQQHSSTLESYLIKPIQRILKYPLLLQQLRNLTDERSEEHQHLIEALKGMEKVAEHINEMQRIHEEYGAIFDHLFRQHQKSCKQPIDLSPGDLLYYGGVEWLNISDFLGKIKKGLELHAMCFVFKSAVVFLCKERLRQKKKLMGVSTKANSSEVEIIRYQVLIPVTEVQVRASSAKDMESHFLWELIHLRSQLQRRSEKVYVLSNSTTEFRNAFLRTIRQIIRESVRNMSIPSTKQNLSQPPISISPRMSTGHVEKFEKQSAGTSQVGQNGGNGGSGVATLSKKKQQLLTTSHNVKRKYSQSKQAVEHESSEDKDNEEAGASAINQQQTTFRSRSKTISDTSGEIKVEMDSGTKSEGEEDSQAFLGEKKANLGRTPNHLTLSTTSTISAGSTGSQARLIQSSHQPENYQPITVKELGSPIWKPRELPSLGESTTLPRKGKSASEFGDISSSHSASRKSLIEINNCAQQSNCNNHV, encoded by the exons ATGGTAGAGCCGAGATGGTCGATCAAGTGTATGAATAGTACGTTGAATTTGTTGTACCCGTGCACGAGTTTCGCGGATCTGAAGAAACTGCACAAGAAGTATTGCAAGAAGTACTTTTGCCTTTGCAAAAGGCACACGATCAGCGTGATATGCATAAATGAGACGAGAAAATTGTATTGGTTCAATTGCAAGAACGTTCGGGAGAAGGTGAATTTCGGGCTCGGGGACGGTTATTATTACAAGTTGcttagaataattaatggaGCGTTGAACACTTGGGCCCAACGTTACATCGACGGACTGAGCATCGCACGCCGCGAGATCATGTTCAGGATAAACGGGACGGCCGAGAAAAACATGAAGCTGTTGAAGGAGGGTTGTTACTGTCATTATCATCCGCACATGACGGCGGACGCGTGCAACGCCGACTTTCTGAAAAAAGTCGTAAGTTTTTGGGCCGGAGAGGGCCTTAGGGGGATACGCGAGAAGCTACGCGGTATGACAAATTACGCTAAAAAG ATGTCAGATGACGATAAAATGTCCCTAACTACCGCGGTTAGCGACGACGATGACGGGGAGAGCGTGATAAATTCGCCCTATCGAGGGAAACAGACTGGTACAGCAGCTGCGTCGTTCAATTGTACGGGGGCGGTACGAAAAGCTGG ATTTCTAAGCGTGAAGAAATGGCTGTTACGAAAGAAGCACCAGATCGAGCTAGCGAGGAAGAGGGGTTGGAAAGGTTATTGGGTTTGCCTGAAGGGGACCACGCTTCTCTTCTATCCTTGCGAATCCCAAGAAAGTAGAACCATGGAGGCGGCGCCCAAGCATTTGATCATAGTCGATGGCGCGATAATGCAACCGATCCCGGAGCATCCGAAGAGAGACTACATATTTTGCTTGAGCACCGCTTTCGGCGATGCTTATTTATTTCAG GCTCCGTGTCAAGTGGAACTCGAGAACTGGGTGAACAGTATACATTCGGCTTGTGCAGCCGCGTTTGCGCGTCATCGTGGTAAAACTGGAACCCTTCATTTATTGCAGGAAGAAATATTTCGCTTAGAGAAAGCGATAGAATCG GACCACAAATTAAAACACATGGCTGATCTTCAGCAATCCGTCGTGTCTGACGTAGAGACGAAACAGCAGATCAACAATCAGATTGTTCAGTGGGAAGAAAATTTGGAGAGACTTCATTGTGAACAATTCAGACTCAGATGTTACATGGCCAGTTTACAAAGTGGCGAATTACCAAATCCAAAG AGTTTATTGACGCACGTGTCCCGCGCCACGAAGCAGACGTTGAACAAATTAGGGGTGTTCACCGTGTCGTCGTTTCACGCTTTCATATGCGCGCGAAGCCCTTCCCTGTTGAACAATCTGTTGGCGGGGCGAGGGGCCACCAAGAGAAGGCCGCCATTATTGTCGAGATCCAACAGCGGATCGAGCAGGAGATCCCTTCAAATTTCGTCCAGAGATGATGAGAAGACGGTGAAGGTTTTCGTGCCGGAAAATCAG ttGGTATCCGTATTTGTGCGCGATGCTATGACAGTGGAAGAATTCCTCGCAAGCGCTTGCAACAGGAAAAATCTTAACCCGATGGAACATTTCGTTCGCGTGAAGAAACGCCGCGACATGGAAgatcataattatttcgtaCCACATAGAACCGACTTGATAGAGACATAC ttGCACACGCACGAAGTGGTCGAGGTGTGCGCGAAGATCCTGTATCAAGTGGAGTTGCAAAGGAACACCCTCGAACAAATGTGGGGATTCTCTGTGGAGGCTGAGCTGATCGAGAATTCCGATCGACAGGACGAGCTGTGCTGCTACGTCAGCAGAGTCGAGGATAAGAGCGTAGCAATGCAGAAtg GTATCATTAAAGGTGACGAAATCATGGTGATCAACGGCGCGATAGTGAGCGACCTGGACATGATGTACCTGGAAAGCGTGTTGCAAGAGGAGGTAGGTTTGTGCATGATGATGAGATCCTCGAGGACCGAGCCCCCGGATCTCACGGGGATAATGAGAGTGACCGACGACATAATCGAGAGTTTGGTTTGCCCGCCGCCACCCTCCGACCCGCCTGTTATAAGCGAAGAAATGATCTCTGGGTTAATCGTTCCGGCTCCTGGATGGA GCAAAGAAAGTATCATGCAGGAGTGCACAACGACATCTCACATGGAGAATGGTAAACAAACGTCTCGGACGAATTCGTTCGAGATAGAGAATTTGTTGAAAACGGCGGAACAAGTGACGGGGATCTGTCGATCGCCTGGTGAAACGCGAAAGTCGAGCCCAACCGGAAGCGTTGTTAGTTCTCATTCCCAAGCTTTGACGCCGAGCAGGCAGTTGAGCGACGCTGAGAAACTGAAGAAAGTTATTCTAGAATTAATTGAGACTGAACGTACTTACGTGAAG aatttaaataatttgttggaGAACTACTTAGAGCCCCTTAAACGCGAAACCTTCCTATCGAATGCAGAGATAAACGCATTGTTCGGGAACATACAAGAGATTGTTACGTTTCAACGGCAATTTCTACAAAATCTTGATCACGCGATCGAGATGGAAgctgatttcaataatttcgatCATCCTAGTCAATTTAAG GGTGTCCTGTTTTCCATTGGAAGTGCCTTCTTGTATTACGTAAATCATTTCAAGTTGTACAGTTCGTTTTGTGCTAGCCACTCAAAGGCGCAAAAGGTTTTACATCCAA ATGAAGGAAACCAAGCTTTACAAGAGTTCCTGCAAGCGCGAAATCCAAGGCAGCAACACTCGTCGACATTAGAATCATACTTGATTAAACCTATTCaacgaatattgaaatatcctTTGCTCTTGCAACAACTTCGAAATCTCACCGACGAAAGAAGCGAAGAACACCAACACTTGATCG AGGCTTTGAAAGGTATGGAAAAAGTAGCAGAGCACATAAACGAAATGCAAAGAATTCACGAAGAATACGGAGCCATCTTCGATCACTTGTTCAGACAACATCAAAAATCTTGCAAGCAG CCGATCGATTTAAGCCCGGGAGATCTTTTGTATTATGGAGGTGTCGAGTGGCTCAATATTTCCGACTTTCTTGGTAAAATCAAGAAAGGTTTGGAACTGCACGCAATGTGTTTCGTTTTCAAATCTGCCGTCGTATTCCTGTGCAAGGAAAGATTGAGGCAGAAGAAGAAACTTatg GGAGTATCGACGAAAGCGAATTCCAGCGAGGTGGAGATAATACGTTATCAAGTGTTGATTCCTGTAACGGAAGTGCAAGTTAGAGCCAGCTCCGCCAAAGACATGGAATCTCATTTCTTGTGGGAATTGATCCATTTAAGAAGTCAATTACAAAGAAGATCGGAGAAAGTATATGTGCTTTCCAACAG CACAACGGAATTCAGGAACGCGTTTTTAAGGACGATACGTCAAATTATTCGAGAATCGGTCCGGAACATGAGCATACCGTCGACGAAACAAAACCTTAGCCAACCACCGATCAGCATTTCCCCACGAATGTCGACCGGCCACGTGGAGAAATTCGAGAAACAGTCGGCTGGAACGAGTCAGGTGGGGCAAAACGGTGGCAACGGCGGCAGTGGGGTGGCCACGTTGTCGAAGAAGAAACAGCAATTGTTGACAACGTCGCACAACGTGAAGCGGAAATACAGCCAATCGAAACAGGCTGTGGAGCACGAGAGCTCCGAGGATAAGGACAACGAGGAGGCGGGGGCCTCGGCCATTAACCAACAGCAAACGACATTTCGCTCCCGGAGCAAGACCATAAGCGACACATCCG GGGAGATAAAGGTCGAGATGGACTCGGGGACGAAATCGGAGGGTGAGGAAGACTCGCAAGCTTTTTTAGGTGAGAAGAAGGCGAATTTGGGCCGTACACCGAATCATTTGACTTTGAGCACCACTTCGACAATTTCAGCAGGAAGTACGGGTAGTCAGGCGAGACTGATCCAATCTTCTCATCAACCGGAAAATTATCAACCAATCACGGTCAAGGAACTTG GTTCGCCGATTTGGAAACCGCGGGAATTACCCTCGTTAGGTGAGTCCACGACGTTGCCACGTAAGGGTAAGTCGGCGAGCGAGTTTGGGGATATAAGCTCGTCTCATAGCGCCTCCCGAAAGTCTCTCATAGAAATCAATAATTGTGCTCAACAATCTAACTGTAATAACcacgtttaa
- the LOC107997512 gene encoding protein still life, isoform SIF type 1 isoform X2 has protein sequence MGNKLSCSCAPLIRKAYRYEDSPWQAGARGGMGGSGARRGDTGHLLRCGSLRERKRLWAEVFHVSASGAGTVKWQQVSEDLVPVNITCIQDSPECIFHITAYNSQVDKILDVRLVQPGTRIGQASECFVYWKDTMTNDTWGLNFTSPIDAKQFRECCSPSFKISRKASSSYSLKLEPPNKQKIKTRRKPLSTPASPSRSREPQCTCMTPEQLARFRSQEARYRATSTLPRTMARSTEVEMTPGRDKITAATSSASLYDNVNNANVTPGKTAKAGESKQKEKQNETCQTTPKTANVGIETVTVGSQIDSPEEKGAAISPKKGQKQSQDSSTQQNGSEMLKSEGTQAGGTLQNKSLRKEQLHHTKSADYTDLEMQNGNIFNIVNNNHSGKKSKSKSTDDMRIENAQNGGISLDSNTLKRMLKPMPSIDSPVTSPEMTRKRHSHHNYHYHPSNNNQKYIMQETENENCAHLYRPTYNNKFQTTRSVHDMGRQYAGGRARTYLDSERNRCTGDMSPPSDNVIFDNQCYATTPSSSNGNSDMEQPTHCNSRRCNGSQVYQQQNMQSVSTPGSPTSRLLLEYEMHLRNTLAKGMDAESYSLRTFEALLTQSMEDLEFAKNIPLNTQRTPHVSRRRSSSNKSSTLPLSYRYERQNSKDRDGYYSDRNEMIREKRDREIDRDRGYLSDYNSRCTSCVGESARAQWFRHSDGWQSGSSTLGSGASSSINPSYTGHKRDSPWDSLPSLRHEGSLNDSGYKSNRTDSLEQRGTFDRQDSVRSDYMSDRDGRYGIVQQASLESTDSRICYLTSSEMSDDDKMSLTTAVSDDDDGESVINSPYRGKQTGTAAASFNCTGAVRKAGFLSVKKWLLRKKHQIELARKRGWKGYWVCLKGTTLLFYPCESQESRTMEAAPKHLIIVDGAIMQPIPEHPKRDYIFCLSTAFGDAYLFQAPCQVELENWVNSIHSACAAAFARHRGKTGTLHLLQEEIFRLEKAIESDHKLKHMADLQQSVVSDVETKQQINNQIVQWEENLERLHCEQFRLRCYMASLQSGELPNPKSLLTHVSRATKQTLNKLGVFTVSSFHAFICARSPSLLNNLLAGRGATKRRPPLLSRSNSGSSRRSLQISSRDDEKTVKVFVPENQLVSVFVRDAMTVEEFLASACNRKNLNPMEHFVRVKKRRDMEDHNYFVPHRTDLIETYLHTHEVVEVCAKILYQVELQRNTLEQMWGFSVEAELIENSDRQDELCCYVSRVEDKSVAMQNGIIKGDEIMVINGAIVSDLDMMYLESVLQEEVGLCMMMRSSRTEPPDLTGIMRVTDDIIESLVCPPPPSDPPVISEEMISGLIVPAPGWSKESIMQECTTTSHMENGKQTSRTNSFEIENLLKTAEQVTGICRSPGETRKSSPTGSVVSSHSQALTPSRQLSDAEKLKKVILELIETERTYVKNLNNLLENYLEPLKRETFLSNAEINALFGNIQEIVTFQRQFLQNLDHAIEMEADFNNFDHPSQFKGVLFSIGSAFLYYVNHFKLYSSFCASHSKAQKVLHPNEGNQALQEFLQARNPRQQHSSTLESYLIKPIQRILKYPLLLQQLRNLTDERSEEHQHLIEALKGMEKVAEHINEMQRIHEEYGAIFDHLFRQHQKSCKQPIDLSPGDLLYYGGVEWLNISDFLGKIKKGLELHAMCFVFKSAVVFLCKERLRQKKKLMGVSTKANSSEVEIIRYQVLIPVTEVQVRASSAKDMESHFLWELIHLRSQLQRRSEKVYVLSNSTTEFRNAFLRTIRQIIRESVRNMSIPSTKQNLSQPPISISPRMSTGHVEKFEKQSAGTSQVGQNGGNGGSGVATLSKKKQQLLTTSHNVKRKYSQSKQAVEHESSEDKDNEEAGASAINQQQTTFRSRSKTISDTSGEIKVEMDSGTKSEGEEDSQAFLGEKKANLGRTPNHLTLSTTSTISAGSTGSQARLIQSSHQPENYQPITVKELGSPIWKPRELPSLGESTTLPRKGKSASEFGDISSSHSASRKSLIEINNCAQQSNCNNHV, from the exons ACTGTGGGCCGAAGTGTTCCATGTAAGCGCAAGCGGGGCTGGGACCGTGAAATGGCAGCAGGTTTCCGAGGATTTAGTTCCTGTAAATATCACGTGCATTCAAGATTCGCCAGAATGTATTTTCCATATTACCGCGTACAACAGTCAGGTGGACAAAATTTTGGACGTACGATTGGTACAACCAG GTACACGGATTGGACAAGCGTCAGAGTGTTTCGTTTATTGGAAAGACACGATGACCAACGATACATGGGGATTGAATTTTACCTCTCCGATAGACGCTAAACAATTCAGAGAATGTTGC TCACCGTCGTTCAAGATTTCAAGGAAAGCGTCCTCTTCTTACTCGTTGAAGCTCGAACCGCCTAACAAACAAAAGATCAAGACACGGAGAAAGCCTTTATCGACACCGGCATCACCGAGCAGATCCAGGGAGCCCCAATGCACTTGCATGACACCGGAACAACTCGCCAGATTTCGAAGCCAAGAAGCCAGATACCGAG CCACCTCCACGCTTCCACGGACGATGGCGCGATCGACCGAGGTGGAGATGACGCCGGGCCGTGATAAAATAACAGCGGCAACGTCCAGTGCCTCCCTCTACGATAACGTTAACAACGCGAACGTGACGCCGGGGAAAACGGCGAAAGCAGGGGAATCGAAGCAAAAGGAGAAACAGAACGAGACATGTCAGACAACGCCAAAGACGGCGAACGTAGGCATCGAAACTGTCACTGTTGGCTCGCAA ATCGATAGCCCGGAAGAGAAAGGCGCTGCGATATCACCGAAAAAAGGTCAAAAGCAAAGTCAAGACTCGTCTACTCAACAAAATGGTAGCGAGATGCTCAAATCAGAAGGTACACAAGCAGGTGGCACGTTACAAAATAAGTCGTTGCGAAAAGAGCAATTACATCATACGAAGTCTGCCGATTACACAGACTTGGAGATGCAAAATGGCAATATTTTCAACATAGTGAACAATAATCACAGTGGGAAGAAATCGAAAAGCAAGAGTACGGACGATATGAGAATCGAGAATGCGCAGAACGGTGGGATTAGCTTAGATTCGAACACGTTGAAACGTATGCTGAAACCTATGCCGAGTATCGATAGCCCGGTTACGTCCCCAGAGATGACGAGAAAGAGGCATAGCCatcataattatcattatcatccgAGCAATAATAATCAGAAGTACATCATGCAAGAGACTGAAAACGAAAATTGCGCCCATCTGTATCGACCAACGTATAATAACAAGTTCCAGACGACTAGAAGCGTGCATGACATGGGACGTCAATACGCCG GCGGGAGAGCCAGGACCTATTTAGATTCGGAACGTAATCGATGCACAGGTGATATGTCGCCGCCATCGGATAATGTTATCTTCGATAATCAGTGTTACGCGACTACTCCGAGTTCCTCCAATGGAAACTCGGATATGGAGCAACCGACGCACTGCAATTCCCGTCGTTGCAACGGTAGCCAAGTTTATCAACAGCAGAACATGCAATCGGTGTCGACCCCCGGAAGCCCGACCAGCAGGCTACTACTCGAGTACGAGATGCATCTTAGGAACACACTTGCCAAGGGTATGGACGCGGAGAGTTACAGTTTACGGACTTTCGAAGCGTTGCTCACGCAAAGCATGGAGGATTTAG AATTCGCGAAAAATATACCGTTGAACACTCAACGTACACCTCACGTTTCACGAAGGC GTTCAAGTTCCAATAAATCGTCCACGTTACCGCTGTCGTATCGTTACGAGAGGCAGAATAGCAAGGACAGGGACGGTTATTACAGCGATCGTAACGAAATGATCAGGGAGAAGAGGGACAGGGAGATCGATCGGGATCGTGGATATCTCAGCGATTATAATTCGAG ATGCACCAGCTGCGTAGGGGAGTCTGCACGCGCGCAATGGTTTCGCCATTCGGACGGATGGCAATCCGGCAGTTCGACCCTCGGCTCCGGCGCCTCGAGCTCGATAAATCCAAGCTACACGGGGCACAAACGGGACTCCCCGTGGGACTCTTTGCCATCGTTGAGACACGAGGGAAGCCTCAACGACAGCGGATACAAATCGAATCGGACCGATTCTTTGGAGCAAAG AGGCACTTTCGATAGACAGGACAGCGTGAGATCGGATTATATGTCCGATCGGGATGGCAGATACGGAATTGTTCAACAAGCTTCCCTGGAGAGCACAGACTCGAGAATTTGCTACTTGACGTCCTCAGAG ATGTCAGATGACGATAAAATGTCCCTAACTACCGCGGTTAGCGACGACGATGACGGGGAGAGCGTGATAAATTCGCCCTATCGAGGGAAACAGACTGGTACAGCAGCTGCGTCGTTCAATTGTACGGGGGCGGTACGAAAAGCTGG ATTTCTAAGCGTGAAGAAATGGCTGTTACGAAAGAAGCACCAGATCGAGCTAGCGAGGAAGAGGGGTTGGAAAGGTTATTGGGTTTGCCTGAAGGGGACCACGCTTCTCTTCTATCCTTGCGAATCCCAAGAAAGTAGAACCATGGAGGCGGCGCCCAAGCATTTGATCATAGTCGATGGCGCGATAATGCAACCGATCCCGGAGCATCCGAAGAGAGACTACATATTTTGCTTGAGCACCGCTTTCGGCGATGCTTATTTATTTCAG GCTCCGTGTCAAGTGGAACTCGAGAACTGGGTGAACAGTATACATTCGGCTTGTGCAGCCGCGTTTGCGCGTCATCGTGGTAAAACTGGAACCCTTCATTTATTGCAGGAAGAAATATTTCGCTTAGAGAAAGCGATAGAATCG GACCACAAATTAAAACACATGGCTGATCTTCAGCAATCCGTCGTGTCTGACGTAGAGACGAAACAGCAGATCAACAATCAGATTGTTCAGTGGGAAGAAAATTTGGAGAGACTTCATTGTGAACAATTCAGACTCAGATGTTACATGGCCAGTTTACAAAGTGGCGAATTACCAAATCCAAAG AGTTTATTGACGCACGTGTCCCGCGCCACGAAGCAGACGTTGAACAAATTAGGGGTGTTCACCGTGTCGTCGTTTCACGCTTTCATATGCGCGCGAAGCCCTTCCCTGTTGAACAATCTGTTGGCGGGGCGAGGGGCCACCAAGAGAAGGCCGCCATTATTGTCGAGATCCAACAGCGGATCGAGCAGGAGATCCCTTCAAATTTCGTCCAGAGATGATGAGAAGACGGTGAAGGTTTTCGTGCCGGAAAATCAG ttGGTATCCGTATTTGTGCGCGATGCTATGACAGTGGAAGAATTCCTCGCAAGCGCTTGCAACAGGAAAAATCTTAACCCGATGGAACATTTCGTTCGCGTGAAGAAACGCCGCGACATGGAAgatcataattatttcgtaCCACATAGAACCGACTTGATAGAGACATAC ttGCACACGCACGAAGTGGTCGAGGTGTGCGCGAAGATCCTGTATCAAGTGGAGTTGCAAAGGAACACCCTCGAACAAATGTGGGGATTCTCTGTGGAGGCTGAGCTGATCGAGAATTCCGATCGACAGGACGAGCTGTGCTGCTACGTCAGCAGAGTCGAGGATAAGAGCGTAGCAATGCAGAAtg GTATCATTAAAGGTGACGAAATCATGGTGATCAACGGCGCGATAGTGAGCGACCTGGACATGATGTACCTGGAAAGCGTGTTGCAAGAGGAGGTAGGTTTGTGCATGATGATGAGATCCTCGAGGACCGAGCCCCCGGATCTCACGGGGATAATGAGAGTGACCGACGACATAATCGAGAGTTTGGTTTGCCCGCCGCCACCCTCCGACCCGCCTGTTATAAGCGAAGAAATGATCTCTGGGTTAATCGTTCCGGCTCCTGGATGGA GCAAAGAAAGTATCATGCAGGAGTGCACAACGACATCTCACATGGAGAATGGTAAACAAACGTCTCGGACGAATTCGTTCGAGATAGAGAATTTGTTGAAAACGGCGGAACAAGTGACGGGGATCTGTCGATCGCCTGGTGAAACGCGAAAGTCGAGCCCAACCGGAAGCGTTGTTAGTTCTCATTCCCAAGCTTTGACGCCGAGCAGGCAGTTGAGCGACGCTGAGAAACTGAAGAAAGTTATTCTAGAATTAATTGAGACTGAACGTACTTACGTGAAG aatttaaataatttgttggaGAACTACTTAGAGCCCCTTAAACGCGAAACCTTCCTATCGAATGCAGAGATAAACGCATTGTTCGGGAACATACAAGAGATTGTTACGTTTCAACGGCAATTTCTACAAAATCTTGATCACGCGATCGAGATGGAAgctgatttcaataatttcgatCATCCTAGTCAATTTAAG GGTGTCCTGTTTTCCATTGGAAGTGCCTTCTTGTATTACGTAAATCATTTCAAGTTGTACAGTTCGTTTTGTGCTAGCCACTCAAAGGCGCAAAAGGTTTTACATCCAA ATGAAGGAAACCAAGCTTTACAAGAGTTCCTGCAAGCGCGAAATCCAAGGCAGCAACACTCGTCGACATTAGAATCATACTTGATTAAACCTATTCaacgaatattgaaatatcctTTGCTCTTGCAACAACTTCGAAATCTCACCGACGAAAGAAGCGAAGAACACCAACACTTGATCG AGGCTTTGAAAGGTATGGAAAAAGTAGCAGAGCACATAAACGAAATGCAAAGAATTCACGAAGAATACGGAGCCATCTTCGATCACTTGTTCAGACAACATCAAAAATCTTGCAAGCAG CCGATCGATTTAAGCCCGGGAGATCTTTTGTATTATGGAGGTGTCGAGTGGCTCAATATTTCCGACTTTCTTGGTAAAATCAAGAAAGGTTTGGAACTGCACGCAATGTGTTTCGTTTTCAAATCTGCCGTCGTATTCCTGTGCAAGGAAAGATTGAGGCAGAAGAAGAAACTTatg GGAGTATCGACGAAAGCGAATTCCAGCGAGGTGGAGATAATACGTTATCAAGTGTTGATTCCTGTAACGGAAGTGCAAGTTAGAGCCAGCTCCGCCAAAGACATGGAATCTCATTTCTTGTGGGAATTGATCCATTTAAGAAGTCAATTACAAAGAAGATCGGAGAAAGTATATGTGCTTTCCAACAG CACAACGGAATTCAGGAACGCGTTTTTAAGGACGATACGTCAAATTATTCGAGAATCGGTCCGGAACATGAGCATACCGTCGACGAAACAAAACCTTAGCCAACCACCGATCAGCATTTCCCCACGAATGTCGACCGGCCACGTGGAGAAATTCGAGAAACAGTCGGCTGGAACGAGTCAGGTGGGGCAAAACGGTGGCAACGGCGGCAGTGGGGTGGCCACGTTGTCGAAGAAGAAACAGCAATTGTTGACAACGTCGCACAACGTGAAGCGGAAATACAGCCAATCGAAACAGGCTGTGGAGCACGAGAGCTCCGAGGATAAGGACAACGAGGAGGCGGGGGCCTCGGCCATTAACCAACAGCAAACGACATTTCGCTCCCGGAGCAAGACCATAAGCGACACATCCG GGGAGATAAAGGTCGAGATGGACTCGGGGACGAAATCGGAGGGTGAGGAAGACTCGCAAGCTTTTTTAGGTGAGAAGAAGGCGAATTTGGGCCGTACACCGAATCATTTGACTTTGAGCACCACTTCGACAATTTCAGCAGGAAGTACGGGTAGTCAGGCGAGACTGATCCAATCTTCTCATCAACCGGAAAATTATCAACCAATCACGGTCAAGGAACTTG GTTCGCCGATTTGGAAACCGCGGGAATTACCCTCGTTAGGTGAGTCCACGACGTTGCCACGTAAGGGTAAGTCGGCGAGCGAGTTTGGGGATATAAGCTCGTCTCATAGCGCCTCCCGAAAGTCTCTCATAGAAATCAATAATTGTGCTCAACAATCTAACTGTAATAACcacgtttaa